The Streptomyces sp. NBC_01353 genome contains a region encoding:
- a CDS encoding protein kinase: MNGRFIDGRYELSTVIGQGGMGQVWTAYDGRLDRRVAVKLLRPATMTGPATAAEELRRRFVRECRVTAQVDHPGLVTVHDAGSDGDDLYLVMQYLDGADLADHLAEHDPYPWEWAVSVAAQLCAVLAAVHAVPIVHRDLKPRNVMVRPDGTVTVLDLGVASVLDTDTTRLTHTGSPIGSPAYMAPEQAMGGAVGPYTDLYALGILLHELLSGNVPFAGSTALGVLHRHLYEPPVPVRRLRPEVPEALEALVLRLLAKDPQHRPSGAHEVYEALLPLLPARGAPAGPLDPTRPFLRPHAPWPDRGSVPAPPVAPPVVRPDVAATVDEVKRLLGEGSLTRAVDLLGSILPAAAAEHGEHSPVVRILRKQYATTLMDDGQYRRALPELRRLADDRAAEAGPADPQTLQFRYEAAQCLEQLGETAAALTEYRALLPFHEHGADQARFFDIRRRIGTLLLAMGDHTAGHQQLQALLYDTERTYGPYHALPTDLRRALARQQQMGRFA; the protein is encoded by the coding sequence GTGAACGGACGCTTCATCGACGGCCGTTACGAACTCTCCACGGTCATCGGCCAGGGCGGCATGGGCCAGGTCTGGACGGCGTACGACGGACGGCTCGACCGCCGCGTGGCCGTCAAGCTGCTTCGCCCCGCCACCATGACCGGGCCCGCCACCGCGGCGGAGGAGCTCCGGCGCCGCTTCGTGCGCGAGTGCCGGGTCACGGCCCAGGTCGACCACCCCGGCCTGGTCACCGTCCACGACGCCGGCAGCGACGGCGACGACCTCTACCTCGTCATGCAGTACCTCGACGGCGCGGACCTCGCGGACCATCTCGCCGAGCACGACCCGTACCCCTGGGAGTGGGCCGTCTCCGTCGCCGCGCAGCTGTGCGCGGTGCTCGCCGCCGTGCACGCGGTCCCGATCGTCCACCGCGACCTCAAGCCCCGCAACGTGATGGTGCGCCCCGACGGCACCGTCACCGTCCTCGACCTCGGCGTCGCCTCGGTCCTGGACACCGACACCACCCGCCTCACCCACACCGGTTCGCCCATCGGCAGCCCCGCCTACATGGCGCCCGAGCAGGCGATGGGCGGCGCAGTCGGCCCGTACACGGATCTGTACGCGCTCGGCATCCTGCTCCACGAACTCCTCAGCGGAAACGTGCCGTTCGCCGGCTCGACCGCGCTCGGGGTCCTGCACCGCCACCTCTACGAGCCCCCGGTCCCGGTCCGCCGGCTGCGTCCCGAGGTGCCGGAGGCCCTGGAGGCGCTCGTCCTGCGGCTGCTCGCCAAGGACCCCCAGCACCGCCCGTCCGGTGCGCACGAGGTGTACGAGGCGCTGCTGCCGCTGCTGCCCGCGCGCGGCGCCCCCGCGGGGCCGCTCGACCCGACACGTCCCTTCCTGCGTCCGCACGCGCCCTGGCCCGACCGGGGGTCCGTCCCCGCGCCGCCGGTCGCACCGCCCGTCGTGCGCCCCGACGTGGCCGCCACCGTCGACGAGGTCAAGCGGCTGCTCGGCGAGGGCTCCCTCACGCGGGCCGTCGACCTCCTCGGCTCGATCCTCCCGGCGGCCGCCGCCGAGCACGGCGAACACTCGCCCGTCGTCCGGATCCTGCGCAAGCAGTACGCGACGACCCTCATGGACGACGGCCAGTACCGCCGCGCCCTCCCGGAACTGCGCCGCCTCGCCGACGACCGCGCGGCCGAGGCCGGCCCGGCCGACCCACAGACCCTGCAGTTCCGCTACGAGGCGGCGCAGTGCCTGGAGCAGCTGGGGGAGACGGCGGCCGCGCTGACGGAGTACCGGGCGCTCCTGCCGTTCCACGAACACGGCGCGGACCAGGCCCGGTTCTTCGACATCCGGCGGCGGATCGGGACGCTGCTCCTGGCGATGGGCGACCACACGGCCGGCCACCAGCAGCTCCAGGCGCTGCTGTACGACACGGAGCGGACGTACGGCCCGTACCACGCGCTTCCGACGGATCTACGGCGTGCGCTGGCGCGACAGCAGCAGATGGGCCGGTTCGCCTGA
- a CDS encoding N-6 DNA methylase — MLGVHRRTRGDGQVPDEHAAEVTAAGIARLAGVGRAAVSNWRRRHEDFPKPVGGTETSPSFALADIEQWLRDQGKLVEVPLRERVWQQLAAHPAGTVTALVHTGCALLLVRDRPTGWLEAAALSDERLADVLPSALEELLTARFGLDRAVRTPAPGELAPSVPLMRGAAELAAELGARQAFEFLLGRHLDANPRQYTLTPPGLAELMAALAAEAGGTGAGPALTVLDPASGTGGLLRAVPRPTALYAQDADPELAALTALRLALHGDADIRSAAGDTLRADAFPALSADAVLCHPPFNERGWGHDELAYDPRWEYGFPARTESELAWVQHALARLRDGGTAVLLMPPAVASRRSGRRIRADLLRRGALRAVIALPAGAAPPYGIPLHLWVLNRPGRDHRPAPELLLVDTTSLVPDGGRDKLPWQTVQGAVLDAWGGRDEPGVSRSVPVIELLDDDVDLAPARHLADPAAGGSAAELEAVRARLDETLRRTLSLAPTPAAPARSAARTHTTVGELARAGALQLRSGGAGTSPAGGPVLTEHDVLSGAAPSGTLPDGPAEDPVLVEEGDVVVPVLGGGSIARVVDATTAGAALGRNLQLLRPDPAAVDPWFLAGFLRGTANNRQASSFASTATRLDVRRLQLPRLPLTEQRRYGERFRALGAFEDALRRAGRLGEQLVQGLYDGLADGTVQPE; from the coding sequence ATGCTCGGTGTTCACAGACGCACGAGGGGAGACGGACAGGTGCCGGACGAGCACGCAGCAGAGGTCACCGCCGCCGGCATCGCCCGGCTCGCCGGCGTCGGCCGGGCCGCCGTCAGCAACTGGCGGCGCCGCCACGAGGACTTCCCCAAGCCCGTGGGAGGCACCGAGACCAGCCCCTCGTTCGCCCTCGCCGACATCGAGCAGTGGCTGCGCGACCAGGGGAAGCTCGTCGAGGTCCCGCTCCGCGAGCGCGTCTGGCAGCAGCTCGCCGCCCACCCGGCCGGGACGGTCACCGCCCTCGTCCACACCGGTTGCGCACTCCTGCTCGTACGGGACCGGCCCACCGGATGGCTCGAGGCCGCCGCGCTCTCCGACGAGCGCCTGGCCGACGTCCTGCCGTCCGCGCTCGAAGAGCTCCTGACCGCCCGCTTCGGGCTCGACCGCGCCGTGCGGACCCCTGCACCCGGCGAACTCGCCCCCTCCGTGCCCCTGATGCGCGGCGCCGCCGAACTCGCCGCCGAACTCGGCGCACGCCAGGCCTTCGAGTTCCTGCTCGGCCGCCACCTGGACGCCAACCCGCGTCAGTACACGCTCACCCCGCCCGGCCTCGCCGAGCTGATGGCCGCGCTGGCCGCGGAGGCCGGCGGCACCGGCGCCGGCCCCGCCCTCACTGTCCTCGACCCCGCCTCCGGCACCGGCGGGCTGCTGCGAGCCGTCCCGCGCCCCACCGCGCTCTACGCCCAGGACGCCGACCCCGAGCTCGCAGCCCTCACCGCCCTGCGCCTCGCCCTCCACGGCGACGCCGACATCCGCTCCGCCGCCGGCGACACCCTGCGCGCCGACGCCTTCCCCGCTCTCTCCGCCGACGCCGTCCTGTGCCACCCCCCGTTCAACGAACGCGGCTGGGGTCACGACGAACTCGCCTACGACCCCCGCTGGGAGTACGGCTTCCCGGCCCGCACCGAGTCCGAACTGGCCTGGGTCCAGCACGCGCTCGCCCGGCTCCGCGACGGCGGCACCGCCGTTCTGCTCATGCCCCCCGCCGTCGCCTCCCGCCGCTCCGGCCGCCGCATCCGCGCCGACCTGCTGCGCCGCGGCGCCCTGCGGGCCGTGATCGCCCTGCCCGCCGGCGCAGCACCCCCGTACGGCATCCCGCTCCACCTGTGGGTGCTGAACCGCCCCGGCCGCGACCACCGGCCCGCTCCCGAACTGCTCCTCGTCGACACCACCTCCCTCGTGCCGGACGGCGGACGCGACAAGCTGCCCTGGCAAACCGTCCAGGGTGCGGTCCTCGACGCCTGGGGCGGCCGGGACGAACCCGGCGTCAGCCGCTCCGTCCCCGTCATCGAACTCCTCGACGACGACGTCGACCTCGCCCCCGCCCGCCACCTGGCCGACCCCGCCGCGGGCGGTTCCGCCGCCGAACTCGAAGCTGTCCGCGCGCGCCTGGACGAGACCCTGCGCCGCACCCTGAGTCTCGCCCCCACCCCGGCCGCCCCCGCCCGATCCGCAGCCCGCACCCACACCACGGTCGGCGAACTCGCCCGCGCCGGAGCCCTCCAGCTCCGGTCCGGCGGCGCCGGCACCTCCCCGGCAGGCGGCCCCGTCCTGACCGAGCACGACGTCCTCTCCGGAGCCGCGCCCTCCGGGACGCTCCCCGACGGCCCCGCCGAGGACCCCGTCCTCGTCGAGGAGGGCGATGTCGTCGTCCCCGTCCTCGGCGGCGGCTCCATTGCCCGTGTCGTCGACGCCACCACCGCCGGCGCCGCCCTCGGCCGCAACCTCCAGCTCCTGCGCCCCGATCCGGCCGCGGTCGACCCCTGGTTCCTCGCCGGCTTCCTGCGCGGTACCGCGAACAACCGGCAGGCCAGCAGCTTCGCCTCCACCGCCACCCGGCTCGACGTCCGCCGCCTCCAACTGCCCCGACTGCCCCTCACCGAGCAGCGACGCTACGGCGAACGCTTCCGCGCGCTCGGCGCGTTCGAGGACGCGCTGCGACGGGCGGGCAGGCTCGGCGAGCAGCTGGTGCAGGGCCTGTACGACGGACTCGCGGACGGGACGGTGCAGCCGGAGTGA
- a CDS encoding GNAT family N-acetyltransferase translates to MTLQPETVHTPRLNLLPLAVHHAEEMAGVLGDPALYGFIGGAPPTPQALRARYERLVTGSPELGVSWCNWVVRLRDGGSLVGTVQATVDGREAAEVAWMVGAPWQGRGIAVEAAQGLVGWLGAQGVRTLVAHIHPDHAASAAVATAVGLTPTDEWHEGEVRWRLRVPSSPVAPDVHLRWES, encoded by the coding sequence GTGACCCTTCAGCCCGAGACCGTCCACACCCCCCGGCTCAACCTGCTCCCCCTCGCCGTTCACCACGCCGAGGAGATGGCCGGCGTGCTCGGCGACCCGGCGCTCTACGGCTTCATCGGCGGCGCCCCGCCCACTCCGCAAGCGCTGCGCGCCCGCTACGAGCGGCTCGTCACGGGATCGCCCGAGCTCGGGGTCTCCTGGTGCAACTGGGTCGTTCGGCTCCGGGACGGAGGCAGCCTCGTCGGGACCGTGCAGGCGACCGTCGACGGCAGGGAGGCAGCCGAGGTCGCCTGGATGGTGGGGGCCCCGTGGCAGGGGCGCGGGATCGCCGTCGAGGCGGCACAGGGGCTCGTCGGGTGGCTCGGCGCGCAAGGGGTGCGGACCCTCGTCGCGCACATCCACCCCGACCACGCGGCGTCCGCGGCCGTCGCCACCGCCGTCGGGCTCACGCCCACCGACGAGTGGCACGAGGGGGAGGTCCGATGGCGACTCAGGGTGCCGTCGAGCCCGGTCGCCCCTGACGTGCACCTCCGGTGGGAGTCCTGA